The Methanomethylovorans hollandica DSM 15978 genome includes a region encoding these proteins:
- a CDS encoding TIGR00269 family protein, whose amino-acid sequence MSIKCDKCKHDSIIYQRYSGMHLCKKHFMEDVERKIKLTIRKHYSVRKNETIAVAVSGGKDSSVMLYMLHKILGARPDIRLIALSVDEGIAGYRHNTLEQAKGLTSRLGVEHIILSFREQYERTMDEIASLEREKGTCSYCGVLRKSILNRKALELGATKLAIGHNLDDEAQTIMMNHLKGDVARMVRLVPPCELEGLVLRIKPLRYIPEKEVAMYAYLNGLPLSTGACPYAHEAMRNEVREMLDDFEDKHPGTKYSLLSGFDKIANVLSREIPIAKLASCRLCGQACSSELCQACKLLGKQ is encoded by the coding sequence ATGAGTATCAAATGCGATAAATGTAAGCATGATTCCATTATATACCAGAGATATTCCGGTATGCATCTGTGCAAGAAGCATTTCATGGAAGATGTGGAAAGGAAGATCAAGCTCACGATCCGTAAGCATTACTCTGTGAGAAAGAACGAGACCATAGCCGTGGCTGTCAGCGGGGGCAAGGATAGTAGTGTAATGCTCTATATGCTCCATAAGATCCTGGGAGCACGTCCGGATATCAGACTCATTGCTCTTTCAGTGGACGAAGGTATTGCCGGATATCGGCACAATACTCTGGAACAGGCTAAAGGACTTACCAGCCGGCTTGGTGTGGAACATATCATTCTCTCTTTCAGGGAACAATATGAACGGACAATGGATGAAATAGCTTCCTTGGAACGTGAAAAAGGGACATGCAGTTATTGCGGTGTTCTGCGTAAATCTATTCTGAACCGCAAGGCACTGGAATTAGGTGCCACCAAACTTGCTATAGGTCACAATCTTGACGATGAGGCACAGACAATAATGATGAACCATCTCAAAGGCGATGTGGCACGTATGGTACGTCTTGTTCCCCCCTGTGAGCTGGAAGGGCTGGTGCTCAGGATAAAACCCTTGCGTTACATTCCTGAAAAAGAGGTTGCCATGTATGCTTATCTTAACGGTCTGCCGCTTAGTACCGGTGCCTGCCCTTATGCACATGAGGCCATGAGGAATGAAGTGAGGGAAATGCTGGATGATTTTGAGGATAAACATCCGGGGACAAAATATTCTCTGCTGAGCGGTTTTGATAAGATAGCAAATGTCCTTTCCAGGGAGATACCCATTGCAAAACTTGCTAGTTGCCGTTTATGCGGACAGGCATGCAGTAGTGAACTCTGCCAGGCATGTAAGTTACTTGGAAAACAGTAA
- a CDS encoding sensor histidine kinase — protein sequence MSLIHDTCVLGECTSNTPEIATCTSFALLKIIDLLNSSLPVHSLISMLVRSLPEAMLPLQVYGVIAKIDEKIYGYPENGQYPAISVDVVVHGKIRGYISALYSKENQNSEQWTQAHTILHILCGCLNNLMEKKELEAIHMEDVRRYSSFFHNCPVGLFTDKQGNIVHCNHKLTEILGVSEDRIVGLHVTDLIDNETMWKTFSSHKLLSGPIAAEYEIKLRNETVKLRSLYLPELTTEGELKSGLGIIEDITKIEEAAQVQQQQKKLLINTFNAINDLILVLDRDLRIVTSNWKGLEHISKEERQKHPLRNDVLIHDADTCESYHVLEAFVTGIAKEALWTDPADGSIREMKAYPIFDEDGEAIMVVEHLRDITEIKRSEENLMKANQDLAHAYENLKSLEKLKNEFLSNIQHEINTPLTSIKGFSELVHDEDLGPLNAEQKKAMTRVVEKTRQLQTVLDSLLFVSSATHGVIKYNFERLSITKMLHVALNMVSEKLKHKGLALEENIAPKLPEIIGDIDYLPRVFVHILDNAIKFTNNGGKVTVSVTEDAGLLHLIINDTGIGIAEENLEKVFQMFFQLDGSSTRNYGGNGLGLFMCKIIIEEHKGKIWIDSKEGQGTAIHILLPCA from the coding sequence ATGTCTCTGATCCACGACACCTGCGTCTTGGGAGAATGCACATCGAACACTCCGGAAATTGCTACATGTACTTCATTTGCACTGCTGAAGATAATAGACCTCCTTAACTCCAGCCTACCGGTACATTCTCTTATAAGTATGCTTGTAAGATCGTTGCCTGAAGCAATGTTGCCTCTTCAGGTGTACGGTGTCATTGCAAAAATAGACGAAAAGATTTATGGATATCCGGAAAACGGCCAGTATCCAGCCATATCCGTGGATGTAGTGGTCCATGGCAAGATACGTGGTTACATATCAGCACTGTACAGTAAAGAGAATCAGAATTCCGAACAATGGACACAGGCACATACAATTTTGCACATTCTGTGTGGTTGCCTTAACAATTTGATGGAAAAGAAAGAGCTTGAAGCAATCCACATGGAAGATGTACGCCGCTACAGTTCCTTTTTCCACAATTGTCCTGTGGGCCTTTTCACTGACAAGCAGGGTAATATTGTTCATTGCAACCATAAACTTACAGAAATATTAGGAGTATCTGAAGACAGGATAGTGGGTCTGCACGTTACTGACCTTATAGACAATGAAACTATGTGGAAGACTTTTTCCTCACATAAGCTACTTTCCGGACCTATTGCTGCCGAATATGAGATCAAACTGAGGAATGAAACTGTCAAACTTCGTTCTTTATACTTGCCGGAACTGACAACAGAGGGTGAATTGAAGAGTGGCCTTGGAATTATAGAGGACATAACCAAGATAGAGGAAGCAGCACAAGTCCAGCAACAGCAGAAGAAACTTCTTATCAATACCTTCAATGCGATTAATGATCTGATACTGGTACTCGATAGGGATTTGAGGATCGTGACCAGTAACTGGAAGGGCCTTGAGCACATATCCAAAGAAGAACGGCAGAAACATCCCCTTAGAAATGATGTCCTTATACATGATGCAGACACGTGTGAAAGTTACCACGTGCTGGAGGCTTTTGTTACAGGTATTGCTAAAGAAGCACTCTGGACGGATCCTGCAGACGGGAGTATTAGGGAAATGAAGGCTTATCCCATCTTCGATGAAGACGGGGAGGCCATAATGGTAGTTGAACACCTTAGGGACATAACTGAAATAAAGCGCTCCGAAGAGAATCTTATGAAGGCTAATCAGGATCTTGCACATGCATATGAGAACCTGAAGTCCCTGGAAAAGCTCAAAAATGAATTCCTTTCCAATATTCAGCATGAAATCAATACGCCACTTACAAGCATCAAAGGGTTCAGTGAACTTGTACATGATGAAGATCTTGGGCCATTGAATGCTGAACAGAAAAAAGCAATGACGAGAGTGGTCGAAAAAACAAGACAACTACAGACTGTTCTGGATTCCCTGCTGTTCGTCAGTTCTGCAACCCATGGTGTTATTAAGTATAATTTTGAACGTTTGTCAATAACCAAAATGTTACATGTTGCATTGAATATGGTAAGCGAGAAACTGAAGCACAAAGGTCTTGCACTGGAAGAGAATATAGCCCCGAAGCTGCCTGAAATAATTGGCGATATCGATTATTTACCCCGGGTATTTGTTCACATACTTGACAATGCCATCAAGTTCACAAATAATGGAGGAAAGGTCACAGTATCGGTCACAGAAGATGCTGGGCTCTTGCATTTGATCATCAATGATACAGGTATAGGCATAGCCGAGGAGAATTTAGAAAAGGTTTTTCAGATGTTCTTTCAGTTAGATGGCTCATCAACACGTAATTACGGTGGCAACGGATTAGGACTATTTATGTGCAAGATCATAATCGAAGAGCATAAAGGCAAGATCTGGATAGACAGTAAGGAAGGACAAGGCACTGCAATACATATACTGCTTCCCTGTGCCTAG
- a CDS encoding LL-diaminopimelate aminotransferase, translated as MYADRINALPPYLFAAIDESKSRMLAKGVDVIDLGVGDPDQPTPSHIVESMCQAVRDPATHRYPSYTGMLEFRKAAAKWCQESRDIDIDPVNQTLTLIGSKEGVAHIPLAFINPDDVVLCPDPGYPVYKIGTQFAGGEPFTMPLLEENGFLPDLDAIPADMLARAKMMFLNYPNNPTSATADGSFFKEVVEFAKDNDLIVVHDNAYSEMVYEGYKAPSFLNVNGAMEVGIELYSLSKTYNMTGWRLGFAVGNADLIKGLGKVKSNIDSGAFDAIQMAGITALTDSQQCVSDMNRIYEKRRDALLKGLQGIGLDVKPPKATFYVWAPVPNGYDSMGFSQLLLEEAGIVATPGVGFGQHGEGYIRFALTQSVDRINEAVARMEKLRL; from the coding sequence ATGTACGCAGACAGAATCAATGCTCTACCGCCCTACCTCTTTGCAGCGATCGATGAATCCAAATCCAGAATGCTGGCAAAAGGAGTAGATGTAATAGACCTTGGTGTAGGTGATCCTGATCAGCCTACACCGTCACATATAGTGGAATCAATGTGCCAGGCAGTCAGGGATCCTGCCACACACAGATATCCATCCTATACTGGTATGTTGGAGTTCAGGAAAGCTGCAGCCAAATGGTGCCAGGAATCAAGGGATATTGACATAGACCCTGTAAACCAGACCCTTACGCTTATAGGCTCCAAGGAAGGTGTTGCTCATATTCCTCTGGCTTTCATCAATCCTGATGATGTGGTATTGTGCCCAGATCCGGGTTATCCAGTATACAAGATAGGCACACAGTTCGCAGGTGGGGAACCTTTCACAATGCCTCTTCTGGAAGAGAATGGCTTTCTGCCCGACCTTGATGCTATACCGGCAGACATGCTGGCAAGGGCAAAAATGATGTTCCTCAATTATCCGAACAATCCCACATCAGCAACAGCTGACGGTTCATTCTTTAAAGAGGTTGTGGAATTCGCAAAGGACAACGATCTCATAGTGGTGCATGATAATGCATATTCAGAAATGGTCTATGAAGGGTATAAGGCACCAAGCTTCCTGAATGTAAATGGTGCCATGGAAGTGGGCATTGAATTGTATTCCCTTTCAAAGACGTATAATATGACCGGATGGCGTCTGGGATTCGCTGTAGGCAATGCAGATCTTATCAAAGGGCTTGGAAAGGTTAAGTCGAATATCGATTCCGGAGCATTTGATGCTATACAAATGGCCGGCATAACTGCACTTACGGATTCCCAGCAATGTGTAAGCGACATGAATCGGATATATGAAAAGAGAAGGGATGCGCTGCTTAAAGGTCTGCAGGGCATAGGCCTTGATGTTAAACCCCCCAAGGCGACATTCTATGTATGGGCTCCGGTTCCGAATGGTTATGATTCTATGGGGTTCTCACAGCTGTTGCTTGAAGAGGCTGGAATAGTGGCCACACCTGGAGTAGGTTTTGGTCAACACGGTGAAGGTTACATCCGGTTCGCTCTGACACAATCCGTGGACAGGATCAATGAAGCGGTTGCAAGAATGGAAAAACTCAGATTATGA
- the aroC gene encoding chorismate synthase — MSGNTFGTVFKVTTWGESHGNALGVVVDGTPAGLLLDASVIQKELDRRRPGQSSASTSRNEADTVEILSGVFEGKTTGMPISMMVRNKDANSNAYDYLRTIPRPGHADMLYREKYGTRDHRGGGRSSGRETLGRVAAGAIAKHLLSCYGITVVAHVIELDGIIASEMSFSEVMDNVEKTPVRCADLKAAQRMMQAIEDACKEGDSLGGIVEVIATGVPRGLGEPVFDKLDADIAKALMSIGAVKGLEIGAGFASARMKGSQMNDPFIVKDGQITCPTNNAGGIIGGISTGLPIICRVAVKPTPSISKKQRTVNMETGQECEVQVHGRHDPTIPPRLVPVAEAMVAIVLADHMLRSGFISPSSI, encoded by the coding sequence ATGTCTGGCAACACTTTCGGAACTGTTTTTAAAGTTACCACCTGGGGTGAATCACATGGCAATGCCCTGGGAGTAGTGGTGGATGGAACTCCTGCAGGTCTGCTTCTTGATGCCTCCGTTATACAGAAGGAATTGGACAGGCGCAGACCCGGGCAAAGCAGTGCATCTACTTCACGTAACGAAGCTGATACTGTTGAAATATTATCAGGTGTGTTTGAGGGAAAGACCACTGGTATGCCAATTTCCATGATGGTCCGCAACAAGGATGCAAACTCAAATGCTTATGATTATCTGCGGACTATCCCAAGACCCGGGCATGCAGATATGTTGTACAGGGAAAAATATGGTACCCGGGACCACAGAGGCGGAGGCAGATCATCCGGCAGGGAGACCCTTGGCAGGGTGGCTGCAGGAGCCATTGCAAAGCATTTGCTTTCCTGCTACGGCATCACAGTTGTTGCACACGTGATCGAGCTGGATGGCATTATTGCTTCAGAGATGTCTTTTTCCGAAGTGATGGATAATGTAGAAAAGACACCAGTACGTTGCGCTGATCTTAAGGCAGCTCAAAGGATGATGCAAGCAATAGAAGATGCATGCAAAGAAGGAGATAGCCTTGGAGGCATCGTAGAGGTCATTGCCACAGGGGTTCCCAGAGGTCTCGGAGAGCCTGTATTCGATAAACTGGATGCCGATATCGCAAAGGCACTGATGAGCATTGGTGCAGTAAAAGGGCTGGAGATAGGTGCAGGTTTTGCAAGTGCACGCATGAAAGGGAGCCAGATGAACGATCCGTTCATAGTAAAAGACGGTCAGATCACATGTCCGACCAACAATGCAGGCGGCATAATTGGCGGTATATCTACGGGACTACCTATCATATGCAGGGTTGCAGTGAAACCTACACCATCCATTTCAAAGAAGCAGAGAACAGTGAATATGGAAACTGGTCAGGAGTGTGAAGTGCAGGTCCATGGGAGGCATGATCCTACCATACCTCCCCGCCTTGTGCCTGTAGCTGAGGCCATGGTTGCGATAGTGCTTGCAGATCACATGTTACGAAGCGGTTTTATTTCCCCCTCATCTATTTGA
- a CDS encoding cation diffusion facilitator family transporter, which produces MDKRFRQIKKIMLQVLFLNLMVSFAKIIYGILTNTLSMQSDGYHSLFDGISNIVGLIGIQAASKPPDAEHPYGHRKFETMASVFIAVLLMFAGFNILNSAFHRFGSGAIPEVTTFSFLVMIGTMVINYMVTTYEHRNGVKLQSEVLIADSMHTKSDIYVSLSVILGLIAIKAGLPVLDPIIAIIISGIIVYTGIRIIMKSSSVLCDTSQLNAEEIHNLVCAVDGVIGCNNIRSRGTVGHIYIDLHVEVHPTMPTLRSHDIADTVEYELKQHFEGVQDVVIHIEPAPLEPAS; this is translated from the coding sequence ATGGATAAAAGATTCCGGCAGATAAAAAAAATAATGCTCCAGGTCCTGTTCCTGAACCTTATGGTTTCCTTCGCCAAGATCATCTATGGCATATTAACCAATACCCTCAGTATGCAGTCCGACGGTTACCATTCCCTGTTCGATGGTATATCTAATATAGTGGGTCTGATAGGCATACAGGCAGCTTCCAAGCCTCCTGATGCAGAGCATCCCTATGGGCATCGCAAGTTCGAAACAATGGCATCTGTCTTTATCGCTGTGTTGCTGATGTTTGCAGGCTTTAATATATTGAACTCAGCTTTCCACAGATTTGGAAGTGGGGCTATACCTGAAGTGACCACATTTAGTTTTCTGGTCATGATCGGTACGATGGTAATTAACTACATGGTAACTACCTATGAACACCGCAATGGAGTGAAATTACAAAGCGAAGTGCTGATAGCCGATTCAATGCATACCAAAAGCGATATCTATGTATCCCTTTCTGTTATTCTGGGACTCATTGCCATTAAGGCAGGTTTACCTGTACTTGATCCGATCATAGCAATCATAATTTCAGGGATCATCGTCTATACAGGCATAAGGATAATTATGAAAAGCTCTTCCGTTCTGTGTGATACATCGCAGCTCAATGCTGAAGAAATACATAACTTAGTATGTGCAGTGGATGGAGTTATAGGTTGCAACAATATCAGGAGCAGGGGGACTGTAGGTCACATATACATCGACCTGCATGTGGAAGTGCATCCCACAATGCCTACCCTCAGGTCCCATGACATTGCGGATACTGTGGAATATGAACTGAAACAGCATTTTGAAGGCGTCCAGGATGTTGTCATCCATATAGAACCTGCTCCACTTGAGCCTGCTTCATGA
- a CDS encoding tripartite tricarboxylate transporter permease produces MPVLTENLSVLLLLLSVFAGCLMGVVSGLIPGLHSNNIALLLVSVSPVLIENGIPAVYIICMILANCITHTFHDIIPAIYLGVPNSDMALAVLPGHQLLLDGRGPEAIRLSALGSAGSVIVSIILLLPFGFLLSTIYPLIQDYIGWILLFIALIMIITEKGEHIPGQGSFTRYRPISYAFLVFMLSGLLGIFAFGKENMASSLFGSDSPSILLPLLSGLFGASQLVVSLTTGSVIPPQHTSLITLPANRTIKAITTGSLAGSFVAWLPGVSSSVATLLAELVGRIGNKKDHDKYNMTDDPLNEAREFIISVSGVNTANAVFGLFVFFFIGRARNGAIVAMSSFLEPSAISTPIILILLCVVILASIFSYYSTIRIGNTVHLFMEKIDYRKLSITVLTGLSVMVIVFTGVFGVIIFLMATSIGLLPSFMNVRKSNAMGVILLPVILYFL; encoded by the coding sequence ATGCCTGTACTAACTGAAAATTTATCTGTGCTTCTTTTACTGCTGTCTGTATTTGCAGGTTGCCTGATGGGTGTAGTGTCAGGACTCATACCTGGGTTGCACAGCAACAATATTGCCCTGTTATTGGTATCGGTGTCACCTGTGCTCATTGAAAACGGCATACCAGCTGTATATATCATCTGCATGATCCTGGCAAACTGTATCACTCACACCTTTCATGACATAATACCTGCCATCTATCTGGGAGTGCCTAACTCTGATATGGCACTGGCAGTCCTCCCGGGACACCAGTTATTGCTCGATGGCAGAGGACCTGAAGCGATACGCCTGTCTGCTTTGGGAAGCGCAGGTTCTGTCATTGTATCCATTATCCTGCTTTTGCCTTTTGGTTTCCTGTTGTCCACAATATACCCTCTTATACAGGACTACATAGGCTGGATCCTCCTCTTTATAGCATTAATTATGATCATAACTGAAAAAGGTGAACACATACCAGGCCAGGGATCCTTTACTCGTTACAGACCCATCTCTTATGCATTCTTGGTGTTCATGCTGAGTGGCCTGCTGGGCATCTTTGCATTCGGAAAAGAGAACATGGCAAGTTCACTCTTTGGATCGGACAGTCCATCGATACTGCTGCCTCTGTTAAGCGGTCTTTTTGGAGCTTCACAGTTAGTAGTAAGTCTGACAACCGGTTCAGTTATTCCACCCCAGCATACTTCGCTTATCACACTGCCTGCCAACAGGACAATAAAAGCGATTACCACCGGAAGCCTTGCAGGTTCTTTTGTAGCCTGGTTGCCTGGAGTATCATCTTCTGTCGCTACATTGCTGGCAGAACTGGTTGGAAGGATCGGGAATAAAAAAGATCATGACAAATATAATATGACAGATGACCCTCTGAACGAAGCACGAGAGTTCATTATTTCAGTGTCTGGTGTCAACACAGCCAATGCTGTTTTTGGTCTTTTTGTTTTTTTCTTTATTGGAAGGGCCCGTAACGGGGCCATAGTTGCGATGTCATCGTTCTTAGAACCATCAGCAATTAGCACACCCATTATCCTTATTCTGTTGTGTGTTGTCATCCTTGCATCGATCTTTTCGTATTATTCCACTATCAGAATAGGAAATACAGTCCACCTGTTCATGGAAAAAATTGACTATAGAAAACTGAGCATCACTGTGCTGACAGGTCTATCAGTTATGGTGATTGTATTCACTGGCGTCTTCGGTGTCATAATATTCCTCATGGCCACATCCATAGGGCTGCTGCCGTCTTTCATGAACGTGAGAAAGAGTAATGCTATGGGTGTGATCTTACTGCCGGTTATTCTGTATTTCCTGTAA
- a CDS encoding ATP-binding protein, giving the protein MVKIAVTGKGGVGKTTLSGTLARMLARDGFDVVAIDADADMNLASSIGINNPPNPLTDYQDMIEERAGEKGGLFKLNPKVDDIVDSFGVVGPDNVKMLVMGTIDSGGSGCMCPASSFLKAFLRHVVLKDKSAVILDMEAGIEHLGRGTTKGIDLMIIVVEPGKRSLETAERIKHLSEGIEVKHLAAVINKGKSVNLTPQLEALGIPVLGEIPYDEDLVRADLEGVAPIDVGGKWVDAVEHIKDNMMQMINGFQQ; this is encoded by the coding sequence ATGGTGAAAATTGCTGTCACAGGTAAAGGTGGTGTAGGTAAGACCACGCTTTCGGGTACTCTTGCGCGGATGCTTGCAAGGGATGGTTTTGATGTAGTAGCCATAGATGCTGATGCAGATATGAACCTCGCTTCATCCATCGGCATAAACAATCCTCCGAATCCTCTTACCGACTATCAGGATATGATCGAAGAGCGTGCAGGGGAAAAAGGAGGATTGTTCAAATTAAACCCAAAAGTTGACGATATCGTAGACAGTTTCGGGGTCGTGGGCCCTGATAATGTAAAAATGCTTGTGATGGGTACCATTGATAGCGGGGGTAGCGGCTGCATGTGTCCTGCATCCTCTTTCCTTAAGGCATTTCTCAGGCATGTTGTACTGAAGGATAAAAGTGCAGTGATACTTGATATGGAGGCGGGTATCGAACACCTGGGCAGAGGGACTACAAAGGGTATAGACCTGATGATCATCGTTGTTGAGCCCGGCAAGCGTTCCCTGGAAACCGCTGAAAGGATAAAGCATCTCTCAGAGGGCATAGAGGTCAAACATCTGGCAGCGGTCATCAACAAAGGGAAGTCTGTGAACCTCACACCTCAGCTTGAGGCTCTTGGGATACCTGTACTTGGTGAGATACCCTATGATGAAGATCTTGTCCGGGCAGATCTCGAAGGCGTTGCACCCATTGATGTGGGAGGCAAATGGGTAGATGCTGTGGAACATATCAAGGATAATATGATGCAGATGATCAATGGCTTCCAACAATAA
- a CDS encoding phosphate uptake regulator PhoU gives MPIYQNPGCVVIDYEQRKIQLTGGSTYIISLPIKWVRECGLNSGDTLTLLPQNNCALLLSADSKIDKKKSECVIPILQEDKLEDNFRILVSYYLAGYDLIRLVSSKGFHALDRKFFKDVTRQRLIGIEVIEESRNEIVLQSLMNYQELPITKGLQNMSRLITSMLEDALIALKGHDLELARDIVSRDNEVDRFYLLTVRQLKSAVEDLKFAEKIGVERPRQCLGYRLVTKIIERIGDHVQRIAQQIIMMDATVPEKDAVFAMGTLAQKVFSDSMKALEEMDIKFSNKVVNLARKFEDYTAIRNEQGAARCKSEQMVSIIESLKRISEYSADIAEMSINMSSERDRGK, from the coding sequence ATGCCAATATATCAGAATCCAGGGTGTGTTGTTATAGACTATGAACAAAGAAAGATCCAGTTGACTGGTGGCTCCACATACATCATATCTTTACCCATTAAATGGGTTCGGGAGTGTGGGCTTAACTCAGGTGACACTTTAACGCTGCTGCCACAAAACAATTGTGCGCTTTTGCTTTCTGCCGATTCAAAGATAGATAAGAAAAAATCTGAATGCGTGATCCCGATACTTCAGGAGGACAAACTCGAGGACAATTTCAGGATACTTGTGTCCTACTACCTTGCTGGTTATGATCTTATACGGCTGGTATCAAGCAAAGGTTTCCATGCGCTTGATCGCAAGTTCTTCAAGGATGTAACCCGTCAGCGCCTTATTGGCATTGAAGTGATAGAGGAATCAAGGAATGAGATCGTTCTGCAGAGCCTTATGAACTATCAGGAACTGCCAATTACCAAAGGTTTGCAGAACATGTCCCGGCTTATCACTTCCATGCTAGAGGACGCATTAATCGCTCTGAAGGGGCATGATCTGGAACTTGCACGGGATATTGTCAGCAGAGATAATGAAGTGGACAGATTCTACCTTCTGACCGTAAGGCAGTTGAAATCAGCGGTCGAAGATCTAAAATTTGCCGAAAAAATAGGTGTAGAAAGACCCCGCCAGTGTCTGGGATACAGACTTGTTACAAAAATCATCGAGCGCATAGGAGACCACGTGCAGAGGATAGCACAGCAGATCATTATGATGGATGCTACAGTTCCTGAAAAGGATGCTGTGTTTGCCATGGGCACTCTTGCACAAAAGGTTTTTTCTGATTCTATGAAGGCCCTTGAAGAGATGGATATAAAGTTCTCGAACAAAGTGGTCAATCTTGCCAGGAAGTTCGAAGATTACACTGCCATACGCAATGAGCAGGGAGCAGCACGCTGCAAATCCGAACAAATGGTCTCAATAATCGAAAGCCTCAAAAGGATATCCGAATATAGTGCCGATATCGCTGAAATGTCCATTAATATGAGTTCAGAAAGAGATAGAGGGAAGTAA